Within Candidatus Izemoplasmatales bacterium, the genomic segment CACTCCGTTTCCCGGATTGCTAACATCATTATACACGCGCGCATTAGCAAAGTCAAGCGCGGAGTGCTAACGGAAATGTGAAATTGTTGTGAAGCCTTCGACCGGCCGTCAATGGGGGCATCTTGTATTTTCCGGCGCCCGATGTATAATGGGATGGGAATCACGCGAGGTCGCCGATGAACGCCAAAACCGTCTTCAGGAACATCCTTCGTTTCTTCTGGAAAGACAAAGTCTTTCTGATCGCCTTCGCGATGGCGGTCGTTTCGTGCTTCTTCATCCCGCCGAATCCCGGATACTCCTCCTACGTCTCCTCGAACTACCGCGTGCTCGTGATCATGTTCTCGCTCATGACCGCCGTCGCCGGCCTCTACGAAGCAAACTTCTTCAGCTTCGTGGCGATCAACCTCGTCTCGAAGTTCTACTCGATCAAGTGGATCGCGCTCGTGATCGTGGTCGCCACCTTCGCCCTCGGGATGTGGGTCACGAACGACGCCGTCCTGCTCACGCTCGTGCCGTTCACGCTCTTCGTGACGAAGCAGACGGGTCAGCAGAAGCATGCCCTCCTGATCGTGATCCTGCAGACGATCGCCGCCAACATGGGATCGGCCCTGACGCCGATGGGCGACCCGCAGAACATCTATCTTTATTCCTTCTACGGGATCCCGTTCTCGACCTTCATCGCCTCGATGGCGCCGATCACGATCACCGGCTTCGTCCTCCTGATCGCGACGACGCTCGTCCTGATCCCGAACACCCCGTGCCACCCGATCACGGTCTCCCCGAAGGTCGCGTGGAAGCGCCTCGCGCTCTATGCGACGGTCTTCGCGAACGCCCTGCTCTGCGTCCTTCGGGTCTTCGAGGGACACGAATGGATCGCCCTCGTCGTCACCCTCGGCCTGATCGCGCCCTTCGCGAGCCATCTGTTCAAGAAGGTCGACTACACCCTTCTTCTCACATTCTTCTCGTTCTTCATCTTCACCGGGAACATGTCCCAGCTGACGCAGGTGAAGGATTTCGTCGGACGGTACCTGAACACCGACGCTTCGGTCTACTTCACCGGCCTGGTCACGAGCCAGTTCATCAGTAACGTCCCCGCCTCGATCCTGCTTTCAACCTTCACCGACAGCGCCTTCTGGCGGCCGCTCCTGCAGGGCGTGAACGTCGGCTCGATGGGCACCGTGCTCGGCTCGCTCGCCTCGCTGATCACCCTCAAGTTCGTTCTCAGGGACTTCCCCGACCAGGGGAAGACCTACCTCAAGATCTATACGGCGATCTGCGTCGTCTTCATCGTCGTGATCACCGCCGTGCTGTTCCTCGTGAACGGTTATTGAAAAAACAAAACACCCCTTGCGGGGTGTCGTCGAGCCGGGATGGTCCCGGCTTTTTCATTCCATCGGTTCCGAATCGGTCGGTTCCGGTTCCTTCATGTTCCGCCGCGTGTACTCGGCGATGAAGAGTTCCGCGATGTCGGGATCGAACTGCGTGCCCGAACAGCGCTTGATCTCGGCGAGCGCCTTCTCGGGCGTCACCGCGGCGCGATACGGCCGGTCGGCCGTCATCGCCTCGAAGGTGTCGGCGACGGCGATGATGCGGGCCCGGAGCGGGATCTGTTCCCCCCGGAGGCCCTTCGGATATCCCTTCCCGTCCCAGCGTTCGTGGTGGGCGAGGATGTCTTCGGCGATGTCGGCGTATTCGGTGGAGGAGGCGAGGATGCGATAGCCGATTTCGGGATGGCGGCGGACGACGCCCCATTCCTCGGCCGTGAGGGGTCCGTTCTTGTTCAGGACGCTCTCCTCGATCGCGATCTTCCCGATGTCGTGGAGGTTTCCGATCATCTTCAGGACGGCTACCTGTTCGCGGCGCATCCGGAGTCCCTCGCCGATCATCTGGCAGTACTCGGCGACGCGGTGCGAATGCACGTCCTCGCGCGGGTTCTTGAGGCGGAGGGTGGAAAGGATCGTCTTGATCGCCTCGCCGCGGTTCGACGAGATCTCGACCAGC encodes:
- a CDS encoding SLC13 family permease — protein: MNAKTVFRNILRFFWKDKVFLIAFAMAVVSCFFIPPNPGYSSYVSSNYRVLVIMFSLMTAVAGLYEANFFSFVAINLVSKFYSIKWIALVIVVATFALGMWVTNDAVLLTLVPFTLFVTKQTGQQKHALLIVILQTIAANMGSALTPMGDPQNIYLYSFYGIPFSTFIASMAPITITGFVLLIATTLVLIPNTPCHPITVSPKVAWKRLALYATVFANALLCVLRVFEGHEWIALVVTLGLIAPFASHLFKKVDYTLLLTFFSFFIFTGNMSQLTQVKDFVGRYLNTDASVYFTGLVTSQFISNVPASILLSTFTDSAFWRPLLQGVNVGSMGTVLGSLASLITLKFVLRDFPDQGKTYLKIYTAICVVFIVVITAVLFLVNGY